The segment ATGCCGTTATCAAATTCTCAGAACGATGTCTCGTCTCACAGATCGAAAAAAGATGACGAAAGAGATGAGAAGAGGGACAGGACGAATATCGCTGTCTTAGTATTCCTGTACGTATTACAGGGCATCCCTCTAGGTCTATCCGGCAGCATCCCGCTGATTTTGTCCAGCCGTCACGTCAGTTACAAAGAGCAGGCCATGTTCAGCTTCGTCTATTGGCCGTTCAGCTTGAAACTATGTTGGGCACCCATAGTAGACGCTGTCTACTCGAATAGGTTTGGCAGGAGGAAGTCCTGGCTAGTGCCGACACAATATCTAATCGGAGCGTTCATGATGATCTTATCGAGGAACGTACACGTCATACTAGGAGACGGCGACGAGACTGCTAGTCCGAACGTAGTGTATCTCACATGCGTCTTCTTCATGCTCAACTTTCTGGCAGCAACTCAGGATATAGCCGTCGACGGCTGGGCACTGACGATGCTCTCTCAGAAGAACGTCGGTTATGCATCTACCTGCAATTCAGTTGGACAGACTGCCGGATATTTCTTAGGAAACGTTCTGTTTTTAGCCCTGGAATCGGCACCTTTTTGCAACAAGTACTTACGCTGGGAGCCTCAGCCAACAGGATTAGTTACTCTGGAAGGTAGGTCTTTATTAACCAGCCATAGGTACTTTGCTATATATGATCAATAAAATAATTAGTGCGCTATACGGTAAATTATCAAAGAGAGTTTTAACTTTAAAAGATTTAGAATTAAAATACAAGATTTCCAGACTCCAAAGTGAAAAGGAGAAACTGGCCTCTCTTACTTCCAAGTGAAGCATATTTCTTGGCTTTTCTAGTCTCAGAGCATTACGTCCAATGATAGGTAAGAGAAATGCCGATACTATGGTGGTAATTGCTTAACTGAGTGTTGTGTTTACAGTCTTTGAACAGCCCACATGAATTTTTGTGTTATACTGAATAGGCAGAAATTGATAGCCACCGTATCTTGGATGTATTTCCAACTGTCTCGAAGAAACCTtacgtttattttatttaaaagctTCGTTGCTGAGGAGGCATGAATACCTTGTGAACATTTATTGGATATACAGTAGTCTTCATGAAAGTATGGTAGTCCTTGCCTATACAGAAGTATGCCATTTATATTGTCACATCTGAAGTACTCTGTCAACTAGAATAAACTAAAATTGTTGACAATGTTTGGTACTCAATGTGAAACTTAACTAGTCACAAATCGCTTAGCTTTTTTCCCTGACACCTGTGTGTGACAGTTTCCATCTATAGCATAAGACATTGAATACTGCATCCACTAAAAGAGACTAGGCACATATATGCCTCTTGCACAGCACACAGGCCTATTTCTTGATAGTCTATAGAGTGAAATGTGTTTCCTCCTTCGAGATAATAGTTGTTTTCATCAGACCTTCTCCTTTCCATTTATTTAATgaagtttcttttgtttctcaGACTTTCTGTACTTCTGGGGATGTGTTTTCTTCGTAACAACTACGCTGGTGGCAGTGTTCAAAAAGGAAGCACGCACTTCCACTGATCCTCACTTTGATAATTTGGGCATTTTTAGCGCATACCGACAACTCTTAAAAGTTCTCAAACTGAAATATTTGCAGATCTTCATAGTCATAGCCATGACTGCTAAGGTAAGTTatccatatttttatatatttaagaaatgaatgtgtagcaagtggtatgacagatatgtagtaaatcaataaagaacaacacaccagaaaaattccacttcacgacggCTTGAGtcatgagtcccaaaaggacgaaaccgttGGTGATGTGGAATTTTTCTagtgtgttgttctttatttatttactacatatatatatatatatatatatatatatatatatatatatatatatatatatatatatatatggtcgcATGTCGTGAGTTGGGTACCCCAAAAGGGTGGAGGAATAACGCTTTTCCGAAAACTTAGTCACAAATTTGATTGGTATTTCACAACCCCTTATCCTACAGTGCTGGTTAATACCTCATTTTAAGCCTAATTTAATATGCTTTCAGTGTGGAGAAACATGAGATCATACAGTGCTCTGTAAAAAAAATGGCATCAGTTTGAATGAAAAATGCCAGGGGTGGAGGTGCAGGCGGATGCGGTGCAGGCGGGAGTgaacaatatatgaaaaatcatGGGCATAAGTTCAAATAACTGGTTTCTTTTACCATGCTTT is part of the Apostichopus japonicus isolate 1M-3 chromosome 11, ASM3797524v1, whole genome shotgun sequence genome and harbors:
- the LOC139976509 gene encoding acetyl-coenzyme A transporter 1-like isoform X1 encodes the protein MTARRRNELEDSSDMYDSLEMESTETMPLSNSQNDVSSHRSKKDDERDEKRDRTNIAVLVFLYVLQGIPLGLSGSIPLILSSRHVSYKEQAMFSFVYWPFSLKLCWAPIVDAVYSNRFGRRKSWLVPTQYLIGAFMMILSRNVHVILGDGDETASPNVVYLTCVFFMLNFLAATQDIAVDGWALTMLSQKNVGYASTCNSVGQTAGYFLGNVLFLALESAPFCNKYLRWEPQPTGLVTLEDFLYFWGCVFFVTTTLVAVFKKEARTSTDPHFDNLGIFSAYRQLLKVLKLKYLQIFIVIAMTAKIGFAATDSVTGLKLIEAGVPKEQLALLAVPLVPLQILLPWFISKYTVGPTPLNVFLKAMPFRLLMGLAFASIVWITPMFQTEAGTYPYYYYIILIVNYAIHQITLYSMYVAIMAFNAKISDPKMGGTYMTLLNTVTNLGGNWPSTVALWFVDGLSWKSCQGGEGEGLDCDWKEDAEVCAEKGGVCHTDIDGYYIEVVFCTIIGFLWLRWKRNSVKDMQMADKSEWKCQ
- the LOC139976509 gene encoding acetyl-coenzyme A transporter 1-like isoform X2, giving the protein MTARRRNELEDSSDMYDSLEMESTETMPLSNSQNDVSSHRSKKDDERDEKRDRTNIAVLVFLYVLQGIPLGLSGSIPLILSSRHVSYKEQAMFSFVYWPFSLKLCWAPIVDAVYSNRFGRRKSWLVPTQYLIGAFMMILSRNVHVILGDGDETASPNVVYLTCVFFMLNFLAATQDIAVDGWALTMLSQKNVGYASTCNSVGQTAGYFLGNVLFLALESAPFCNKYLRWEPQPTGLVTLEDFLYFWGCVFFVTTTLVAVFKKEARTSTDPHFDNLGIFSAYRQLLKVLKLKYLQIFIVIAMTAKIGFAATDSVTGLKLIEAGVPKEQLALLAVPLVPLQILLPWFISKYTVGPTPLNVFLKAMPFRLLMGLAFASIVWITPMFQTEAGTYPYYYYIILIVNYAIHQITLYSMYVAIMAFNAKISDPKMGGTYMTLLNTVTNLGGNWPSTVALWFVDGLSWKSCQGGEGEGLDCDWKEDAEVCMEKGGWGLY